From a single Erpetoichthys calabaricus chromosome 1, fErpCal1.3, whole genome shotgun sequence genomic region:
- the LOC127528781 gene encoding von Willebrand factor A domain-containing protein 3B-like translates to MPAHRSHCHVHGPPNMFHGIREWNVIFVLDTSGSMYESLQAVKDHLIQELNCRAQALPHFKFNIIEFNSKVRKWCDRSVWCSPNSLAEAVSWILCLECQSVSDGLSTVTALNEALLDPHCHAVCLVTDGIPYCPIREPTCRPCQPHKVPIHVVCVSGNDRQSPPQNFLLEVTQETGGTFRMLSLETVSAKKVVDIML, encoded by the exons ATGCCAGCACACAGATCTCATTGCCATGTCCATGGACCTCCAAACATGTTTCATGGCATTAGAGAGTGGAATGTCATCTTTGTGCTGGATACATCAGGAAGCATGTATGAAAGCTTGCAAGCTGTGAAGGATCACCTTATTCAGGAGCTGAACTGTAGGGCCCAGGCTCTTCCTCACTTTAAATTTAACATAATTGAGTTTAACAGTAAG GTCAGAAAATGGTGTGACCGCTCTGTGTGGTGCAGTCCAAATTCTCTTGCTGAGGCTGTGTCTTGGATACTTTGCCTGGAATGCCAATCAGTTTCAGATGGCCTGTCTACAGTTACAGCTCTCAATGAGGCCCTTTTAGACCCACACTGTCATGCTGTGTGCTTGGTCACAGATGGGATTCCATATTGCCCTATTAGGGAACCCACCTGCAGGCCTTGCCAACCTCACAAAGTACCAATACATGTGGTGTGTGTCAGTGGGAATGACAGACAAAGCCCACCCCAAAACTTCCTACTGGAGGTGACACAAGAGACAGGGGGAACCTTCCGCATGTTATCCCTGGAGACAGTAAGTGCAAAGAAGGTGGTGGACATTATGTTGTAG